Genomic DNA from Bacillota bacterium:
GCGTGGCAGGCTCGGAGGCCATCACCTGCGAGAGGCGCTCGAGTTCCGCCTCCACCTGGCGCTGGCGGCGGCCCAGGTAAAGGGTGTAGCCCAAGAGCAAGACCCACAGGACCACGTAGGCGACCTGAAAGAAGAGCACGGTGCGATGTTCCCCTTCCTTTCAACCGTACCGCAGGCGCGCCTTGAGGCGCTCCAGGCGCAAGCGGGTGCCGGCGACCGCATACGAGAGCGCACACAGGCTCACGTACAGAAGCGTGAAGGCCGCCACGCTCACCAGGAGCGTCAGGAGCATCTCGGGAGCGATGCGGATCTCCCCTGCTGAAAACACCTGCGGGTGAATGGTGCGCCACCACCGGATGGATTGGAAGACGATGGGCACGTCCACGAACGCCACG
This window encodes:
- a CDS encoding CcmD family protein; translated protein: MLFFQVAYVVLWVLLLGYTLYLGRRQRQVEAELERLSQVMASEPATRP